One Candidatus Neomarinimicrobiota bacterium DNA window includes the following coding sequences:
- the lpxB gene encoding lipid-A-disaccharide synthase — translation MRTTSNGAPRYFIVAGEASGDRHGASLMAAMRERDPTVQFAGIGGVRMQAQGMESPYHAEDLALVGFWEVLRRAPFILRVLRRTSQRVRNWRPTRVILIDYPGFNLRLARRAQRAGIPVTYYISPQLWAWKEGRIATIRRYVDQMLVIFPFEVEWYRQRGVQAQFVGHPILEESQPNISREAYLSGLGLDPASPVLTLFPGSRQQELERHLELFSAAAGLMRGALPELQVVLGLASGLNPNRLPARLPEGTIVTAGQPRLALRYADAAIVASGTSTVEGAVWGVPMVVVYRVAPFSWWLGRRLIKLPYVSMVNILAGEEVVPEFLQQRALPAPLAEAALRYFKDRPHRETVLARLAQLRHSLVTPTEQSNSGAGASQLAARAIMERL, via the coding sequence ATGAGGACGACGTCCAACGGGGCGCCCCGCTATTTTATCGTGGCCGGTGAGGCGTCCGGGGATCGTCACGGCGCCTCCCTGATGGCCGCCATGCGGGAACGCGACCCCACGGTCCAGTTCGCCGGCATCGGCGGCGTGCGCATGCAGGCTCAGGGCATGGAGAGCCCCTACCACGCCGAAGACCTGGCGTTAGTGGGATTCTGGGAAGTATTAAGGCGGGCACCGTTTATTTTACGGGTGCTCAGGCGGACCAGCCAAAGGGTGCGCAACTGGCGGCCTACGCGGGTGATACTCATCGACTATCCCGGCTTCAATCTCCGGCTGGCCCGGCGCGCCCAACGGGCCGGCATCCCGGTTACCTATTACATCAGCCCACAGCTGTGGGCCTGGAAAGAGGGGCGCATTGCCACCATCCGGCGCTACGTAGACCAAATGCTGGTCATCTTTCCGTTTGAGGTGGAATGGTACCGGCAGCGCGGCGTCCAAGCGCAGTTTGTGGGGCACCCCATCCTGGAGGAGTCGCAGCCAAATATATCCCGGGAGGCCTATCTGTCCGGTCTGGGGCTTGATCCAGCCAGTCCCGTTCTGACCCTGTTTCCCGGCAGCCGCCAGCAGGAGCTGGAGCGGCATCTGGAACTATTCAGTGCGGCCGCGGGCCTCATGCGCGGGGCCCTGCCGGAGCTGCAGGTGGTGCTGGGCCTGGCATCCGGTCTCAACCCCAACCGCTTGCCGGCCCGCCTGCCGGAGGGAACCATCGTGACAGCGGGGCAACCGCGCCTGGCCCTGCGTTATGCCGATGCCGCCATCGTGGCCTCGGGCACCTCCACCGTGGAAGGGGCGGTGTGGGGCGTGCCCATGGTGGTGGTCTACCGCGTGGCGCCATTTTCGTGGTGGCTGGGTCGGCGGCTGATCAAACTCCCCTATGTGAGTATGGTCAATATACTGGCAGGGGAAGAAGTAGTGCCGGAGTTTCTGCAGCAGCGCGCCCTGCCGGCACCGCTGGCCGAGGCGGCCCTACGCTATTTTAAGGACCGGCCCCACCGTGAGACCGTGCTGGCCAGGCTGGCCCAGCTGCGGCACTCCCTTGTGACCCCGACAGAGCAGAGTAACTCCGGCGCAGGGGCGTCCCAGCTGGCGGCCCGGGCCATCATGGAGCGGCTGTGA
- a CDS encoding glyceraldehyde-3-phosphate dehydrogenase, which yields MSTKGTESHHIRVGLMGFGRIGRNLYRLASETEDVDIVVISDVGRPEILHYLLQHDSIHGTFTHAVRLHDDRLQLEDDRTTQMIMGVAPGDAPWLNYDVDLVVDATGKYPLRTHMEAHLKAGAKRVLLSTLPGDEIDRLVVMGLNEATISPEDRMISAGSSTTAPVALMLDILDQALGIDQALMTTVHAYTSDQPLADLAGKDFRRSRSAAENIIPNASPTPQWIGTILPRFKGKLAGIALNVPVPDGSCVDMTYRFKESGVTVEAVNEAMLSAEVAMPDIVEVTTDPIVSSDVIGNRHSLVFDTRATVKAADRLIKTLSWYDNGWGHAARLLELIQAYARLDREGGMA from the coding sequence ATGTCAACCAAGGGGACTGAGTCCCATCATATTCGAGTCGGCCTGATGGGCTTCGGTCGCATCGGGCGCAACCTTTACCGTCTGGCTTCCGAGACGGAAGACGTGGACATCGTCGTCATCAGCGACGTGGGACGGCCGGAAATTCTGCACTACCTGTTGCAGCATGACTCCATCCACGGCACTTTCACCCACGCCGTGCGCCTGCATGACGACCGGCTGCAGTTGGAGGATGACCGCACCACCCAGATGATCATGGGAGTAGCGCCGGGCGATGCCCCCTGGCTCAACTACGACGTTGACCTGGTCGTGGATGCTACTGGAAAATATCCCCTCAGAACCCACATGGAGGCGCACCTGAAGGCGGGGGCCAAAAGGGTTCTACTCTCAACCCTGCCTGGCGATGAGATTGACCGGCTGGTAGTCATGGGTCTGAATGAAGCTACCATATCCCCGGAGGATCGCATGATATCCGCCGGCTCATCCACCACCGCGCCCGTCGCGCTGATGTTGGATATTCTCGACCAGGCGCTCGGCATCGACCAGGCCCTGATGACCACTGTCCACGCCTATACCAGCGATCAGCCCTTGGCCGATCTGGCCGGCAAGGACTTCCGCCGCAGCCGCTCCGCCGCCGAAAATATCATCCCCAACGCCTCACCCACCCCCCAGTGGATCGGCACTATTCTGCCGAGGTTCAAGGGCAAGCTGGCCGGCATTGCTCTGAACGTGCCTGTCCCCGATGGGTCGTGCGTCGACATGACCTATCGCTTCAAGGAGAGCGGCGTCACCGTCGAGGCGGTGAACGAGGCCATGCTTTCAGCAGAGGTAGCCATGCCGGACATCGTCGAGGTCACCACCGACCCCATCGTCTCCAGCGATGTCATCGGTAACCGACACAGCCTGGTCTTTGACACTCGGGCCACCGTGAAAGCTGCAGACCGGCTGATCAAGACCCTGAGCTGGTACGACAATGGCTGGGGACATGCCGCCCGGCTTTTGGAACTTATTCAGGCCTATGCCCGGCTGGACCGGGAAGGGGGTATGGCATGA
- the gap gene encoding type I glyceraldehyde-3-phosphate dehydrogenase: MRVAINGFGRIGRTVYRILHERDDINVVAINDLFDHEALAYLLQYDTIMRKFPEKVTTSAGYLHTSRDKVKMLSERELEGLDWGALDIDVVVESTGMFTSREQLEHHLAAGAKRVVLTVPAKDDIDITVVIGVNEDTLKPEHRIISTASCTTNCLAPMAKILHENFGIVEGIINTVHAYTNDQRLADVPHKDLRRSRAAAENIIPTTTGAARAVGLVLPELQGRLDGIASRVPVPDGSVVDLVVELERKVTPGDIHQAVHEATLSPRLKPILSYSSSPVVSRDIIGDPHSSIYDAPFTRVTGGNFVKTLNWYDNEWAYANRVVDLIGILKELDA, encoded by the coding sequence ATGAGGGTTGCCATTAATGGCTTTGGCCGCATTGGCCGCACCGTCTACCGTATCCTCCACGAGCGGGACGACATCAACGTCGTAGCCATCAATGACCTGTTCGATCACGAGGCCCTGGCCTACCTGCTGCAATACGATACGATCATGCGCAAATTCCCCGAAAAAGTCACCACCAGCGCTGGATACCTGCACACTTCCCGCGACAAGGTGAAAATGCTCAGTGAGCGCGAGCTGGAGGGCCTTGATTGGGGGGCACTGGACATCGATGTGGTGGTGGAATCAACCGGCATGTTCACCAGCCGCGAGCAGTTGGAACACCATTTGGCGGCCGGCGCGAAGCGCGTTGTGCTGACCGTGCCTGCCAAGGATGATATCGACATCACTGTGGTCATCGGCGTGAACGAGGACACGCTGAAGCCCGAACATCGCATCATCTCCACCGCCAGTTGTACCACCAACTGCCTGGCGCCCATGGCCAAAATCCTGCACGAAAACTTTGGCATCGTGGAGGGTATTATCAACACCGTCCACGCCTATACCAATGATCAGCGGCTGGCCGATGTGCCTCACAAGGACCTGCGCCGGAGCCGGGCGGCGGCGGAGAACATTATCCCCACTACCACCGGCGCGGCGAGAGCCGTAGGTCTCGTGCTGCCCGAGCTGCAGGGCCGCCTGGACGGCATCGCCTCCCGCGTGCCTGTGCCCGACGGATCGGTGGTGGATCTGGTGGTTGAACTCGAACGGAAAGTCACCCCCGGTGATATCCACCAGGCCGTGCATGAGGCCACCCTTTCACCGCGCCTGAAGCCCATCCTGTCCTACTCCAGCTCGCCGGTAGTGTCCCGGGACATCATCGGCGACCCCCACTCATCCATCTACGACGCCCCCTTCACGCGGGTGACTGGGGGCAATTTTGTCAAGACCCTGAACTGGTATGACAACGAGTGGGCATACGCCAACAGGGTCGTGGACCTGATCGGCATCCTCAAGGAGCTGGATGCTTAG
- a CDS encoding DUF374 domain-containing protein, translated as MTEAAIATPSLGRRLLYPLGRWLITALLRSNRVVVHGEDLLEQALKGDRAIFVGVWHSRLLYPVWYLRRYRPLALVSKSSDGELLAGLLESWGYRTLRGSSSRGSSEALRAMLRQLDQSGVMLVNAMDGPLGPARVAKVGGVALAAKKDALLIPIAGVATRHWTLANSWDQFQLPKPFGRIIIQCGQPLEVDSDLPDDDIALLLGQEIDRAEQEADALAARAG; from the coding sequence GTGACCGAGGCCGCGATCGCCACGCCGTCCCTGGGCAGGCGTTTGTTGTACCCGCTGGGACGCTGGCTCATTACGGCCTTGCTGCGATCGAACCGGGTGGTCGTGCACGGGGAGGATCTCCTGGAGCAGGCGCTGAAAGGGGACCGGGCTATTTTCGTGGGCGTCTGGCACTCCCGGCTCCTCTACCCCGTCTGGTATCTGCGCCGCTACCGCCCCCTTGCGCTCGTGAGTAAATCAAGCGATGGGGAGCTGCTGGCGGGACTCCTTGAATCGTGGGGTTACCGAACGCTGAGGGGCAGCAGTTCCAGGGGCAGCAGCGAGGCGTTGCGAGCGATGCTGCGGCAGCTGGACCAGTCCGGTGTCATGCTGGTCAACGCCATGGACGGCCCGCTGGGGCCGGCGCGGGTGGCCAAAGTAGGCGGGGTGGCACTGGCCGCCAAGAAGGATGCCCTGCTCATCCCCATCGCCGGAGTGGCCACCCGGCATTGGACGCTGGCCAACAGCTGGGACCAGTTTCAGCTGCCCAAGCCCTTTGGCCGGATTATTATCCAGTGCGGACAGCCTCTGGAGGTGGACTCTGACCTGCCGGATGACGACATCGCCCTGCTTCTGGGACAGGAGATCGACAGGGCGGAACAGGAGGCCGATGCCCTCGCGGCGCGCGCTGGCTAG
- a CDS encoding VCBS repeat-containing protein — MNANGRFELLTIHDPVDTLAPSEAVYYEHAGPDSLAVLWRYRLDASTLSRIVDAGITDLDGDGLPEITILLHVEAQADTVVPAWLRVFAWDTAAVSFSAHPSLLWDYRGRGTSYLRPRQLAIADLDGDGDDELVIPIGSPDRMLLVADMGPDGLRARDVLRPKPLMSGPWPLSVALADFNGDQHIDFLAIGDGRPPKLLAYISGPDGLTAMPIALPAGARLRPGASTTGDLNGDGQQEVILSHLDGSLTLVSIADTRLRATVLATQLTNLVDLAAIDLDGDGTTELIYLADDGTISTNDARFIAPLTSAQLLTQLPPAGRSPVYSSFVPFYTLAGDAVTVALPIQTDQGILLALADMSELALQSVPVVELGEPTPAEPLSGPDEPQTEGRAVYLPELPIATDPRALPPHQTPDYLLYVGDEFLENVLADRAEQFSGFRFIQKAPGMVFNFQRQSIVWQPTEEQMGAWHVAYEITFYQGVRPEAAVTDSVLLSETVVFRDRMLLYVNDRPTITSQPENLNLLAGSLFAYRVVAHDANPDARLDFRLESGPKEMFLDHNGILNWRTNETHHDDYQVVVSVSDGFDKDVQTFTLNVNARLTITSAGPRVAHINKPYRYQVAYFQPGAPRQQVFSLSNAPDGMTIDPSGLISWTPAPSQIDTQRYRVRISDGTAEDVQVGWVLVNAQPKIVSGPQPAVVVLAGDSLQLSFRGRDPNAGQRLRWDLASGPVDMTIDSSGNLLWPTTYRDLNESRYVVTLSDGIDETRFRGIVFVNSPISVTSVPPDSVIVGRQYRYPITIRDENTSSLLKYRRPTVVTNIARTVGYEVELQDDKIRRDLPRYLAQFREMKNIYVNKPRRPAEGEVAQAARIDLKQHVKHAFVEEGKLVLVIHSPEQGFVELEDVLWELFQGGRGIMPKYTAERIPFVHYSLRSFPDGMTVDDDGLLTWSPSLGQAGYHQVRLSVSDGFTRDDQAFQIYANYPPAIISQPDTLAISEQRFSYQVRVDDKNTDAQLSYRLIQHPDGMQIDARGMVTWLPSLEQLNWQQFEVEVSDGHAVDRQAATLFVNMLPRIISQPRPVALNNFEYRYRLVAEDLNSDEFQYHATRLPRYSDFNTRTGLFKWRPRDIQKGANDVVLEVIDSHGGVTVHEFQVHVFEDPSRRQFLFTGWPLMLAFVGIIFVLGVAAG; from the coding sequence ATGAATGCTAACGGTCGTTTCGAACTACTCACTATTCATGATCCGGTAGATACTCTGGCGCCATCTGAGGCCGTTTATTACGAGCATGCCGGCCCCGACAGCCTGGCCGTCTTGTGGCGCTACCGGCTGGACGCCTCAACCCTGAGCCGGATTGTGGATGCCGGGATTACGGACCTGGATGGCGACGGACTGCCGGAGATCACAATCCTGTTGCACGTCGAGGCACAGGCAGACACCGTGGTGCCCGCCTGGCTGCGCGTCTTTGCCTGGGATACGGCTGCCGTCTCATTCTCGGCCCACCCTTCTCTTCTGTGGGACTACCGCGGCCGCGGCACCTCCTATCTGCGGCCGAGGCAGCTGGCGATTGCAGATCTGGACGGCGACGGCGACGATGAACTGGTGATCCCCATCGGCAGCCCCGATCGCATGCTGCTGGTGGCCGATATGGGGCCGGACGGCTTACGGGCCAGAGACGTGCTCCGGCCCAAGCCACTCATGTCTGGCCCCTGGCCGCTCTCTGTGGCCCTGGCCGATTTCAACGGCGACCAGCACATCGACTTCCTCGCCATCGGCGACGGTAGGCCGCCGAAACTATTGGCCTATATCAGTGGCCCGGACGGACTCACGGCGATGCCCATCGCACTACCCGCCGGCGCACGCTTGCGCCCCGGCGCAAGCACCACTGGCGATCTCAATGGCGACGGCCAGCAAGAGGTTATCCTCTCTCATCTGGACGGTTCCCTCACCTTGGTGAGCATAGCCGATACAAGGCTGCGTGCGACAGTCCTGGCGACCCAACTCACCAACCTTGTTGACCTGGCTGCCATCGATCTCGACGGTGACGGCACCACCGAGCTTATCTATCTGGCCGACGACGGCACCATCAGCACCAACGACGCCCGCTTTATCGCCCCGCTCACCAGCGCTCAGTTGCTCACACAATTGCCGCCGGCGGGTAGGTCCCCTGTATATTCGAGCTTCGTGCCATTTTACACCCTGGCGGGGGACGCGGTGACTGTCGCTCTCCCCATACAGACCGATCAGGGAATCCTCCTGGCCCTGGCCGACATGAGCGAACTGGCGCTCCAGTCCGTGCCGGTTGTGGAACTGGGTGAGCCCACACCAGCGGAGCCGCTTTCCGGACCCGATGAGCCGCAGACCGAGGGCCGGGCCGTCTATCTGCCTGAGCTGCCCATTGCCACCGATCCCCGCGCGCTCCCGCCGCACCAGACGCCGGATTACCTGCTGTACGTCGGGGATGAATTTTTGGAAAACGTACTGGCAGACCGAGCCGAGCAGTTCTCTGGCTTCCGCTTCATCCAAAAGGCGCCCGGTATGGTGTTCAACTTTCAGCGGCAGTCCATCGTCTGGCAACCTACTGAGGAGCAAATGGGTGCCTGGCACGTAGCCTACGAAATCACCTTCTACCAGGGGGTAAGGCCCGAAGCCGCCGTCACCGATTCGGTACTCCTCTCGGAAACCGTCGTATTTCGCGACCGGATGCTACTCTATGTCAACGACCGCCCCACCATCACCAGCCAGCCCGAAAACCTGAACCTGCTGGCGGGGAGCCTGTTCGCCTACCGTGTCGTAGCCCATGACGCCAATCCTGACGCCCGCCTCGATTTCCGCCTCGAATCGGGCCCCAAGGAAATGTTCCTGGACCACAACGGCATACTCAACTGGCGAACAAACGAAACCCACCATGATGACTACCAGGTGGTGGTCTCGGTGAGCGACGGGTTCGACAAGGACGTGCAAACCTTTACGCTCAACGTGAATGCACGGCTCACCATCACCTCGGCCGGCCCGCGCGTCGCCCATATCAACAAGCCGTACAGGTATCAGGTCGCCTACTTCCAACCCGGTGCTCCTCGGCAGCAAGTCTTCTCGCTTTCGAATGCGCCCGACGGCATGACCATCGACCCCTCAGGCCTCATTTCCTGGACCCCTGCGCCGTCACAGATCGACACCCAGCGCTACCGGGTGCGCATTTCCGATGGCACGGCCGAAGATGTTCAGGTTGGGTGGGTGCTGGTCAACGCCCAGCCGAAGATCGTCAGCGGACCACAGCCGGCGGTGGTCGTGCTGGCGGGGGATTCACTGCAGCTCTCGTTTCGAGGACGTGACCCCAACGCCGGCCAGCGGCTACGCTGGGATCTGGCCAGTGGTCCCGTGGACATGACCATTGACTCCAGCGGTAATCTGTTGTGGCCCACAACCTATCGGGACCTTAATGAGTCACGGTATGTGGTGACCTTGTCCGATGGAATTGATGAGACTAGGTTCCGGGGCATTGTCTTTGTCAACAGTCCTATCAGCGTCACATCCGTTCCCCCCGACTCGGTCATTGTGGGACGCCAGTATCGCTACCCCATCACCATAAGGGATGAAAATACCAGCAGCCTGCTGAAGTATCGGCGGCCTACCGTCGTCACCAATATTGCCCGCACTGTGGGCTACGAAGTGGAGCTCCAGGATGACAAGATCAGGCGCGATCTGCCGCGCTACCTCGCCCAGTTCAGGGAAATGAAAAATATCTATGTCAACAAACCTCGCCGGCCGGCGGAGGGCGAGGTGGCCCAGGCGGCGCGAATCGATCTTAAACAGCATGTCAAGCATGCCTTCGTGGAAGAGGGCAAACTGGTGCTGGTGATCCACAGTCCCGAGCAGGGCTTCGTTGAGCTGGAAGATGTGCTGTGGGAGCTCTTTCAGGGGGGGCGGGGCATCATGCCCAAATACACGGCCGAGCGAATCCCCTTTGTGCACTACAGCCTCAGGAGCTTTCCTGACGGCATGACGGTGGACGACGACGGACTCCTGACCTGGAGCCCCAGCCTGGGCCAGGCCGGCTACCATCAGGTACGCCTGTCGGTATCCGACGGTTTTACCCGGGACGACCAGGCCTTTCAGATCTACGCCAACTACCCGCCCGCCATTATATCCCAGCCCGATACTCTAGCCATCAGTGAGCAGCGCTTCAGCTATCAGGTCCGGGTGGACGACAAGAACACGGACGCGCAGCTCAGCTACCGCCTGATCCAACACCCCGATGGCATGCAGATCGATGCACGCGGCATGGTCACCTGGCTCCCATCGCTGGAGCAGTTGAACTGGCAGCAGTTCGAGGTGGAGGTGTCCGACGGGCATGCGGTGGACCGCCAGGCCGCGACCCTGTTCGTCAATATGTTGCCCCGCATCATTTCCCAGCCCCGTCCGGTGGCGCTCAACAATTTCGAATACCGCTACCGGCTGGTGGCGGAGGACTTGAACAGTGACGAATTCCAGTACCATGCCACCCGGCTGCCCCGCTACTCGGACTTCAATACCCGCACGGGGCTGTTCAAATGGAGGCCGCGCGATATCCAAAAGGGCGCCAACGATGTGGTTCTCGAGGTGATCGACTCACACGGTGGCGTTACTGTCCACGAGTTCCAGGTGCACGTCTTCGAAGATCCCAGCCGACGCCAGTTCCTCTTCACCGGCTGGCCCCTGATGCTGGCATTTGTGGGCATCATCTTCGTGTTAGGCGTCGCCGCCGGGTAG
- a CDS encoding S41 family peptidase produces MKKQHYWIVGALLSAAALSLLGGKLLSQTARRTSDVYRKITTLNEIIGLVNKHYVDPIDWDAVMEGAFDGLLENLDPHSNYIPKEQFATIAEEFAGRFQGIGIEFDIIDDWITVITPVVGSPSERVGLRPGDKIVEIDGKSAHKFTQDQVMRTLRGPKGSTVNIKVRRPGQERPLSFTIVRDDIPIYSVLAAVMLDERTGYILINRFSSTTAEEVEAALLELEAQGMLRLLIDLRNNSGGYLEQAVEIVDKFIGVRDTLVFTLGREASLNQVHLGHRAGTHPDYPIIALINRGSASASEIVAGALQDLDRGLIVGETSFGKGLVQRQWRLNDGSALRVTVGRYYTPSGRLIQRPYGEGSDKYYQDLMTRSNDPRALDSLKATLPQYRTRSGRVVYGGGGIMPDESVPWDLKLTDQTLRLLNNPERLFYQFAEQLALDLKGRYDDVDEFVDSYDLGPKEKQQLSAWLVGKGEAVEEQPLETDWPYISNLVTSEVAGLLWDRAAMYRVRLERDNQVQAALKLFDQARKLLAQR; encoded by the coding sequence GTGAAAAAGCAACATTATTGGATCGTTGGCGCCCTGTTGAGCGCAGCAGCTCTGAGCCTGCTGGGAGGCAAGCTGCTCTCGCAGACTGCGCGGCGGACAAGCGATGTGTACCGCAAGATCACGACCCTGAACGAGATTATCGGTCTGGTGAACAAGCACTATGTGGACCCCATTGACTGGGATGCGGTGATGGAAGGCGCCTTCGACGGATTGCTGGAGAATCTGGATCCGCACTCCAACTACATCCCGAAAGAGCAGTTTGCCACCATTGCAGAGGAGTTCGCGGGCAGGTTTCAGGGCATCGGGATTGAGTTTGACATTATCGATGACTGGATTACTGTGATTACCCCGGTCGTGGGTAGTCCCTCTGAGCGTGTTGGGCTGCGGCCTGGCGACAAGATCGTGGAGATTGACGGTAAGTCGGCCCACAAATTCACCCAGGATCAGGTGATGCGCACCCTGCGAGGGCCCAAGGGGTCAACCGTGAACATCAAGGTGCGGCGGCCAGGTCAGGAGCGGCCCCTCTCCTTCACGATCGTGCGGGACGACATACCCATATACAGTGTGCTGGCGGCCGTCATGCTGGACGAACGGACCGGCTACATCCTCATCAACCGGTTCTCCAGCACCACGGCTGAAGAAGTGGAGGCTGCCTTGCTAGAGCTGGAGGCCCAGGGAATGTTGCGCCTCCTGATCGACCTGCGGAACAACAGTGGTGGCTACCTGGAGCAGGCGGTAGAGATCGTGGACAAATTTATCGGCGTACGGGACACGCTGGTCTTTACGCTGGGCCGCGAAGCCAGTTTGAATCAGGTCCACCTGGGGCACCGGGCCGGTACCCACCCCGACTATCCCATTATCGCTCTTATAAACCGGGGGTCCGCCAGCGCCAGCGAAATCGTGGCCGGCGCGCTGCAGGATTTGGACCGTGGCCTCATCGTGGGGGAGACCAGTTTCGGCAAAGGGCTGGTGCAGCGACAGTGGCGGCTGAACGATGGCTCGGCACTGCGGGTTACGGTGGGGCGTTACTACACGCCCAGCGGGCGGCTGATCCAGCGGCCCTACGGTGAGGGTAGCGACAAGTATTACCAGGACCTGATGACGCGCAGCAACGACCCGCGGGCCCTGGACTCGCTGAAGGCCACCCTGCCCCAGTACCGCACGCGATCCGGGCGAGTGGTGTACGGTGGCGGCGGCATTATGCCGGATGAGTCGGTCCCCTGGGACCTGAAGCTCACAGACCAGACGCTACGGCTGCTGAACAACCCCGAGCGGCTTTTTTACCAGTTCGCCGAGCAGTTGGCACTGGACTTAAAAGGCAGGTATGACGACGTTGATGAGTTCGTGGACAGCTATGACCTGGGGCCGAAGGAGAAGCAGCAGCTAAGCGCATGGCTGGTTGGCAAGGGCGAGGCCGTTGAAGAGCAGCCGCTGGAAACGGACTGGCCCTACATTTCCAACCTGGTAACCAGCGAAGTAGCGGGGTTGCTGTGGGACCGGGCAGCCATGTACCGGGTCCGGCTGGAGCGGGACAATCAGGTACAGGCGGCGCTGAAACTGTTTGATCAGGCCCGCAAACTTCTGGCCCAGCGGTAG
- the lpxK gene encoding tetraacyldisaccharide 4'-kinase — MPSRRALARLRPLLWPVSMFYWALSWWRNVFYNIGFFITRRVSVPVLSVGNVSLGGTGKTPATLFIAQHLLHLGYRVGIVSRGYGRLSSGHRLVSDGRGHLASPEDSGDEPQLLARRLPQVPIVVDEDRYRGTVELIKQFQPEVVILDDAFQHRGLARDLDIVLLDANATLSDYRIFPSGALRESLAALKRADLVVWTRVNLRPPPQELRERVAGMGIPQIQSHMQVGGQLVAVGGGEAVSPEELPGEGVLAFCGIADPHGFYGALMSLGLEPESVRYYPDHHRYSEEDLADLSELTEDDRLVVITTEKDAVKLTPEFVAAHRVYAVRIEFILAGPDLEAFEALLARHLPLPQASLAAGEA; from the coding sequence ATGCCCTCGCGGCGCGCGCTGGCTAGGCTGCGTCCCTTGCTCTGGCCCGTGTCCATGTTCTACTGGGCCCTGTCCTGGTGGCGCAACGTGTTCTACAATATCGGCTTTTTTATTACCCGCCGGGTGTCGGTGCCGGTCCTGTCTGTGGGGAACGTGTCTTTGGGTGGTACCGGGAAGACCCCGGCGACCCTATTTATTGCGCAGCACCTGTTACATCTCGGCTACCGGGTAGGTATCGTGAGCCGGGGTTACGGCCGTTTGTCATCGGGCCACAGGTTGGTGAGTGATGGCCGGGGGCACCTGGCCAGCCCGGAAGACAGTGGGGATGAGCCCCAGCTGCTGGCCAGGCGTCTGCCGCAGGTGCCCATTGTCGTGGATGAGGACCGCTACCGGGGCACGGTGGAGTTGATCAAGCAGTTTCAGCCTGAGGTGGTCATTCTGGACGATGCTTTCCAGCACCGTGGGCTAGCGCGTGATCTCGATATAGTCTTGCTGGATGCCAATGCCACGCTCTCGGATTACCGCATTTTTCCCAGTGGGGCACTGCGGGAAAGCCTGGCCGCATTGAAGCGCGCCGACCTGGTGGTCTGGACCCGCGTCAACCTGCGCCCGCCGCCCCAGGAGCTCAGGGAGCGGGTGGCCGGGATGGGCATCCCCCAGATTCAGAGCCACATGCAGGTTGGCGGGCAGCTGGTTGCTGTGGGCGGGGGCGAGGCCGTTTCGCCGGAAGAATTGCCGGGCGAGGGGGTGCTTGCATTCTGCGGGATAGCCGATCCGCATGGCTTCTATGGGGCGCTGATGTCGCTGGGCCTGGAGCCGGAGTCGGTGCGCTATTATCCGGATCATCATCGCTATAGTGAGGAGGATTTGGCTGACCTGTCGGAATTGACCGAGGACGACCGGCTGGTTGTCATTACGACGGAGAAGGATGCGGTGAAGCTGACCCCGGAGTTCGTAGCTGCTCACCGCGTGTACGCCGTTCGCATCGAGTTCATCCTGGCCGGACCCGACCTGGAGGCGTTTGAGGCCCTATTGGCCCGGCACCTGCCCCTGCCGCAGGCCTCACTGGCTGCTGGGGAGGCCTGA